From Paenibacillus antri:
CTCGATCGAGGAGATGCGTCGAAACTACGATTCGTACCTCGCGTACGTGAAGGATTACTAGGATGAGCGGCAACCCATCGCGAGAGCTGGTCGTCGAGCTGGGCGAGCGATCGTATCCGATCTATATCGGGGAAGGGCTGCTCGCCGGCTTCGGACGGACGGCGGAGAAGCACGGACTGCCGAAGAAGTCGCCGATTCTCGTCGTCACCGACGAGAAGATCGCGCCGTTGTACTTGGAGCGAGTCGTCGCGTCGTTGAGAGAAGCGGGCTACGAAGCCGCGAGCCACGTCATCGAATCGGGAGAGCAGGCGAAGCGGCTTGAGGTGCTCGGCGACGTCGTGACGACGGCGCTCGAGACCGGGCTCGACCGCGATTCGACGATCGTCGCTCTTGGCGGCGGCGTCGTGGGCGATCTCGCGGGCTTCGCCGCGGCCTCGTACATGAGAGGCGTCCGCTTCGTGCAGGCGCCGACGACGATCCTGGCGCACGACTCGAGCGTCGGCGGCAAGGTGGCGGTCAATCATCCGCTCGCCAAGAACATAATCGGCGCGTTCCATCAACCGGAGTTCGTGCTCTACGATACGGAGACGCTGCGGTCGCTTCCCGCCCGGGAAGTCCGCTCGGGGCTCGCCGAGGTGGCGAAGCACGGTCTCATCAAGGACCGCGCGTTCGCTCTCTGGTGCGACGAGAACGCGGAGAAGCTGCTCGCGCTCGACCCGGAGGCGCTCGCTTACGCGCTCTACGTCGGCTGCGGCGTGAAGGCGCGGGTCGTCTCTCAAGACGAGAGGGAAGGCGGCCTCCGGGCGATTCTTAATCTCGGGCATACGATCGGACATGCGCTCGAGGCGGTCGCCGGAT
This genomic window contains:
- the aroB gene encoding 3-dehydroquinate synthase: MSGNPSRELVVELGERSYPIYIGEGLLAGFGRTAEKHGLPKKSPILVVTDEKIAPLYLERVVASLREAGYEAASHVIESGEQAKRLEVLGDVVTTALETGLDRDSTIVALGGGVVGDLAGFAAASYMRGVRFVQAPTTILAHDSSVGGKVAVNHPLAKNIIGAFHQPEFVLYDTETLRSLPAREVRSGLAEVAKHGLIKDRAFALWCDENAEKLLALDPEALAYALYVGCGVKARVVSQDEREGGLRAILNLGHTIGHALEAVAGYGELTHGEAISIGMCGSARLAEKLGVAKEPVYGPTRKLLAKLGLPVALPAHFDTDAIMEAMMHDKKFRGGQMVFVLPQEIGAVDIAKGIASTLVRDVVESLKQGESE